The sequence GAGGCGGGCGGGTGCCTCGGGTGCCTGTTCGGGCGCGCCGAGGAACGCGGGCGAGCCCGTCGTGCGGAACAGCGGTGCCGGGTCGCCGTCGCCCTTGGCGGCATCGTCGCCGGTTGCCGCGTCGCCGGATCCGACGACGACAGCATCACCGCTGGGCTCTTCGCCGATGAACCCGGGAGCGTCGACGATCACGGGCGTGACCATCGGTTCGCGCGGGGCCTCGGCGACGTCGTCGTGACGCTGGCCGTCGTGCTGCGGCTCGACCAGCGGCACCGGGTCGGCGGACGGATCAGGAGCGGACCCCTGCAGGATCGCGCGCATCACGCCCTCGATCGCGACGCGCAGCCCGTTCGTGCGCTCGGCGGGGGCGCCGGCCTTCTCGTAAGCGGCCAGGGCGGCGGCGAGCGAGGTACGGGCCTCCTCGTAGCGCTTGAGGTCGAACAGGGTGTAGCCCTCGAGCTCGGCCGCTGCGGCCTCGAGCTCGTGCCACTCCTCGGTCGCTGCGCTGATGCGGCTCGTGTGCAGATCGTTGAGGGCCCGCTCGAGGCGGCCCTGCTCCTTGAAGACGTAGGCGCGCCGAACGCGGGCGGCCGTCGAGTCGGCCCGGTCGCCTGTGAAGTGGGCGAGGCGGAAGGCCTCCTCGGAGATCGCGAGCGCCTCGTCGAGACGGCCGAGGAGCCGCAGGAGGTCGGCCCGCTCACCCAGCGCGGCGGTGCTGCGGCTCGCGCCGAGCTCGCCCAGTCGGGCCTCGAGCGCCGCGACGTCGATCGCCGGTCGGAGGCTCACCGGGTCGAAGTGCGACGTCGCCGACCCGCCCGTCGGCACGATGGGTGCGGAGAGGCTTGCGGGCACAGGGTGGCTCGTCGGGCCGCCGTGCGCATCGTTGTCGGAGTGGTCGTGCTCGGTCATCGTCTACGAGGGTAGTCGCGCGGGGGCGATTCCGCCTCCGCGCCGCGCGATGCGGCCCCTCTCGCTGGGTTCGTCCTCCTGGTCGGAACTACGCTGGAGTGCATGTTGCACATGAATACCAGCCGATCGTCGACCCGCTCTTCGTCCCGCCCGTCGCTCCGCAGGGCTTGCTGATGGTGTCCCTCGTCACGGCGGCGGGCGTCGCGATCCTGCTGGCCGTCGTCACGACTCTCGCGGCCCGCGGTCGGCTGCCCAGGAACGCGTGGGCGGGGATCCGCACACGCCGTACGAAGGCGTCCGACGAGGCATGGGTGCGAGGCCACCGGGCCGCGGTCCCGGCCGTCGTGGCCACGGCCGCAATCGTCGTGCCCGCTGCTGTCGTGGTCGCGCTCGCCACCGAGGGCGATGCGCGGGACACGGCGGGCGTGATCCTGGTCGGTGTCGTCGTCGTCGGTGCTGTGATCGCATCGGTGCGTGCGCATCGAGGGGCCGGGGTCGGCTAGTGCGACTCCGGTCCGATTTTCTGACTCCGCTTCGAGCTCCGTCTGGTCAGCACGCTGGCTGTGGACGCCGCAGCCGTGAGGAGCAGCATCCAGCCGATGATGCCCGGCGAGGCGAACTGCACGCTGCCGAGGTCTGCCGCCGTCCCCGATTCCGCGCGCGCCAGCAGCAGGCCGGGGATCTCGACGACCCTCCCGGTGGTGATGGAGGTGAACGTCGCGATGAGTGCGCCGATGACGACGAGAAGGGCTGCGATGACAGCCCCTTGGAGGAGTGGCCAGAGGAAGCGGAGTCGAGCCATGTCGGAGAGTCCTGTCTGCAGGGTCACGTCGAGCGTGAAATCGGCTTCTCACGCTAGAAGGCAACGCTCCGACATGTCAAGTGAGATATGCAGAGAGGTCGTGTCGCAGTCGCCCCCACCCCCCAGGGCGCCCCTACCTCAGGCCGGGACAGCGACCCGACGCGGCACGAGCTCCGCGCGCAGCGGCCAGTCCTGCCCGTCGAAGATCAGCTGGGCCGCAGCACCCGTGCCCGAGTGGACGACGATGGGCGCCATCAGGTTGACGGTGGTGCCCGACTCGGCCGGGTTCGCCACGACGAGCACGAGGGCGTGGTCGGCGTGCGTGATGCCGAGCGGGGCGGCCTGCTCCTCGCTGATCTCGGGGCTGTAGTCGGGGAGGTGCAGGCCGGCGTCGACGACGAAGAGGCGGGTGGCCGGGTCTTCCGCGGCGTGCAGCGAGTACAGGCCGGCGGCACCGGAGATCTCGTCCAGGACGAAGTCGACGACCGGCTCGAGACCGAACGGCGGAGTGACGAAAGAGAGGGTTGCGCTCATCGGAGGAAGTCCATCAGGGTCGGCTGGATCACCTTGGCGGTGGTCGCGAGGGCGGATTGGTACGAGACTTGCTGGGTCTGGAGCTGGAGGATGACCTTCGCCAGGTCGAGGTCCTCGATGCCGGAGCGCTGGTTCTCGAGCGACACCGACGACGTCTTGAGCGTGTCCTGGGCGCGTTCGAGCTGCGACTGCCGGGTGCCGACGTCGCCCCAGGCTCCGCGGACGGCGGTCAGGCGCGCGTCGATGTCGTTCAGGTGCGCACCGACGTTCACGCCGGATCGCAGGTCGGAGACGATCGAGTCGACCATCTTGAACACCGACTGGGCTCCGGTGCCGAAGACCGCGGCCCCGTCGGTGTCGACCTTGACGGTGGTGCCGTCGGCGATCCTGCGCTGGACGCTGCTGCCGGCGGTGCCGGTGAACGCGGGCGGCGTGGTGGTGACGACGCCGGTGGCCGGGTCGGTGGTCGAGGTCTCCGGGGTGAAGGCGGCGCCGGCGTCGGAGGTGCCGGCGAAGATGGAGCGGCCGGCGTAGCTCGTGTTCGCGGCGGCGAGGAGGTCGCTCTTCAGGCCGACGAGCTCGGTGGCGATCGCCTCCTTGGAGGTCGGCGACATCGACCCGTCGTTGGCGCCCTGGACAGTGAGGTCTCGGATCTTGTTCAGGATGTTGACGGTGTTCGACATCGCGGAGTCCGTGGTCGACAGCCAGCCCACGCCGTCGTCGGCGTTCCGGGCGTACTGCGTGTTCTGCGCCTGCTCGGCGCGCACCTGCATCGACTGCCCGGTGGCGGTCGGGTCGTCGGAGGGGACGCTGATGGCCTTGAGCGACGACGCCTGTCCCTGCAGCTGGGCGAGGCGCGCGGCCCCGGCCTGCAGCTGCCGCGAGGCGGCCATGGCGGCGCTCTGGTTCGTGACGCGGCCGAGCATCAGGCGATCCCGACGTGGCCGACGTGGTTGATGAGGGTGTCGAGCATCTCGTCGACGGCCGTCATCACGCGGGCTGCGCCCTGGTAGGCGTGCTGGAACGTGAGCATGTTGACGTTCTCCTCGTCGAGGTCGACGCCCGCGGTCGACTGCTGCTGCGTCTTGGCCGAGGTGGCCGCCGTCGTCGCGCGGTCGGACGAGGCGATCTCGCTCTTGGCGAGGGCCCCGGTGGCGGTGACGAACGAGGCCCAAGCGCGGTCGGGGGCCGACGGGCCGGTGCCGAGGGTGGCGATCCGCGCGGCGGTCGAGCCGTCGAGGGCCCCGGATCCTGCGGCTCCGGTCTGGATCGCCGCGGCCGAGGTGGGGACGACCGACAGGCCGAGCGCGGGGGCACCGGTGGCGCTGACGGCGAAGAAGTCGGCGCCGGTGGTTCCGGACGGGGTCGTGCCGGTCGAGTAGACGGTGTTGACGGCCGTGGCGAGCTGCGTGGCCATCGCGTTGTAGCTCGCAGCGGCCTCGGCCAGGACGCCGCCGGAGCCGGTGCCGTCGGCCGGAGCGAGCACGGACAGCGCGCCGGCGATCCTCCCGCCGTCGAGGCCGACGGAGGCCCCGGGCCGGTGCGACCACTCGAGGGTGACGGGGGAGGAGGCGGAGCCGTCGATGGTGAGGGCGCCCGACACCTGGACGGTGCGCGACTGGGTGCCGGAGACGATGGCGTTGCCGCCGATCAGGACGTCGACGGTGCCGTCGGAGTTGGCGTGGACGGAGCCGCCCGCGAGCGAGGCGATCTTCTCGGTGAGGCCGTCGCGCTTGTCGATCAGCTCGTTCACGCTGCCGCCGGTGGTCAGTCCCTGCTGGATCTGCTTGTTGAGGTCGGCGACCTGCGACGCTGCGGAGTTGAGGTCGTCGGCCATCGACGCGACCTGCGTCCTGGCGGACGACCACTGGTCGGAGACGCCCTGGTAGCCGGTCTTGAGCGTGTCGGCGATGCCCTGCGCCTGCCCGATGAGGGTGGAGGCGGCGGAGGCCGTCCCGGGCGCGTTCGACATGTCGCTCCAGCCCGACCAGAACTTCGACAGCTGCGCCGAGAGTCCGTCGCTGCCGGGCTCGTTCAGAGCCGACTCGAGGGTCGACAGGACGCTGGAGCGCACCGAGCCGTAGCCGGCGCCGGACGCGGTCGACCGCACCTGCGCGTCGAGCTGAGCGTCTCCGATCCTGGCGTAGCCGTCGATGGAGACGCCCTGACCGATGGCGGTGCCGGTCGAAAAGATGCCGGGCTGGACGGCGTCGATGGAGGAGGTGGTGACCCGCTGCCGCGTGTACCCGTCGGTCGACGCGTTGGCGATGTTCTGCCCGACGACGTCGAGGCCGGCGCGGGCGGCCGAGAGGCCGCGGTAGGCGGTGTTGAGTCCGGAGAAGGTGCTCACGAGATCAGAGTCGTCCGTCGAAGAGGTGGCTCGAGGTGGTGGAGGTGCGGCCGGAGCCGGTGGCGTCGTACGTCGCAGGATCGGTGTTCACCGTGGCGAGCGTCTCCTGCGTCGACCGTGCCGCAGCGCGGAGGAACTGCTCGTTCTCGTCGCGCAGCTGCTTGATCTGACGGGTGAGCTCGGTCATGGCGCGCAGGTGCGACGTGAAGATGTCGGCCCACGGGCCGTCGGGGGCGTGGTCGACGAGCTCGCGGAGAGGCGTCTCGCCGTCGGTGCCCCACTCCTCGGCGACGACGGCGACCTCGACGGTGCGCTCGAGGCCGGCGGCCCGGAGGCGGTCGAGCACCTGCTCGACCTCGCGGGTCGCGTGCTCGATCCACCGGGACTTCCCGGCGGTGAGGAGGAGCTGCTCCTCCTCCAGCTTGAACGTGAGCAGCTCGAGGAGCTCCCTCTCACGCCAGAGCACGGCGGACAATTCGTTCACGCCCACGATCCCTCCAAGTCTCGGCTGCGGTCGGCCTCGGCCTCGCGCAGAGAGCTGTCGCGCTCTCGAGAACCACTATCGGCCGAGGCGCCTCCACCGTAAGCAGTTCGTCTCGGTGCCCGGTGTGCGCCGTGCGCTCGCCCCCGGAGCCACCCCCGCGCCACCCATTCGGGGGGTGGTTCACCCGTCGAGATACTCGACCCTCTGACAGCATCGAGGAATGCGTTTTCTCCCCCTCGTGACGGCCGTCGTGGCCGCCGCTGCCCTCACCCTCGGCTTCGGACAGGCGGCCCAGGCGGCTCCGATCGACGGCGCCATCACCGGCGTCCAGATCGTCGAACCCGCGCCTCACCAGAACGACCTGGTCACCACCGCGATCCAGTGGCGCGTCCCGAACGACACGGAGGCGGGCGACACGTTCACCCTGACGCTGAGCTCGCACCTCGACGACCTGCCGCTCGGCTTCGGTCTCGACGACCCGGCGACCGGTGCCCGTGTCGCGAACGCCGTCCTCTCGCAGACCTCTCCCGCCGTCATCACGTTCACGATGACCGACTACGCGTCGACGCACCGGAACACCAGCGGCACCGCCTTCGTGAAGTCGAGCTTCGACAACGTCACGACCCCCACCGGAGTCGCGACCCCCTTCACCTTCACGACCGGGAGCGGCGCCGTCTTCACGACTGTGGTCACGCCCGTCGGCGTCATCGGCGATCGCGCGACGGCCATCAAGTACGGCGTCTTCACCCGTGACGACCAGGGCCGCACGAACCCCGCCGGCTTCCTCGGGTACCACATCGGCACCCCTGTCGGCCCGTTCGACTCGGCCTCGGTCAGCGACACCAACGCGGGTCAGTCGTGGACGTTCGACTGCACCTCCCTCGAGTACTTCAGCGTCGTCACCGACGCCGACTACCGCTACATCTCGCAGACGCGCACCCGGCCCACCGCGGTGACCTGCACGCCGACGACCCTCGCCGTGACCTGGCCCGCGCAGCCGGCCCTCACCTACAGCGAGATCTACGTCACCGTGAGCCTGCCCCGCGCGACCGGCCTCGACGCCGCTCCCGTCGCCTTCAGCAACCAGGCCGCGATCACGACGACCACGAACTCCGTCGACAGCGCGTTCCTCGCTCCGGCCCGGAACATCCAGTCGTCCGCCGGCGGAATGGGCCAGGGCACTCCGATCCGCGCCGTTCCCGCGCCGACGCCCACCCCGACGACCCCGGCTCCGACCCCGACCGCTCCCGCCCCGACCGCAGCGCCGACGCCGGGCACTCCTGCTCCGGCAGGCGGAAGCGGCACTCCGGCGATCGTGCCGGCGGTCACCGCGGCCGGGTCCGAGCTGGCCTACACCGGGTCGAACGCTCTGCTGCCCCTCGGGACGGCCGGGATCCTGCTGCTCGCCGGTGCGGCTCTCGTGATCTCGGGCCGCCGCCGCTCCGCCTCCCGCGGCGAGTAGCGGCAGGGGCGCCAGCGGTTCCTCCCGCCCGGCCCCGACAGGGCAGGATGGAGGCATGTCGATTCCCCGCACCGCCGCCCGCCTGCTCCTCGGAGGCGCTCTCGCCTTCGCCGGCACCAGCCACCTGTCGTTCGCCCGGAAGGACTTCCAGGCGCAGGTCCCGACCTGGCTCACGAAGAACACGCCGCTGACCGAGGATCAGGTCGTGCTCGGCTCCGGCGTCGTCGAGATCGCTCTCGGCGTCGGCCTCCTGTCGGGCATCCGGAAGCGCAGCGTCGGCACGCTGGCGGCGCTGTTCTTCACCGCGATCTTCCCGGGCAACATCTCGCAGCTGGTGACGCGCACCTCGGCGTTCGGGCTCGACACCGATCGCAAGCGGGCCTTCCGGCTGGTGTTCCAGCCGGTGCTCGTCGCCGTGGCGCTCTGGTCGACCCGTCAGCCGGTCGCGTCCAAGTAGACGGCGCGGTCGGTCTCCTTCGAGGGCGGCACCGACTTCAGCGCCGCGAGGTGCTTGACGACCGTGCGCCGCGCCTCGAGCACCCGCGCGATCGCCGACCTCTGCTTGGCGTGCACCTCGCGGGCGCGGTCCTCGAGCTCCGGGGGCAGCGGGCCGAGATCGGGGTCCGGGCTCCAGGCGCTGGGCGCCCAGGTGCCGTCGCCGCTCGCTCCCGCGACGGCCTCCATCTGAGCGAGGGCCTCGAGCCAGGCGGCCCGGGTCTCCTCCGACCTAGCCAATTCCGAGGCTCCCGCCAGTGAAGGTGGGGGAGTCCATCGAGGCGGCGCCCGAGGCCGGCACCTGTGCCGCGGCCTCGTGCCAGGCCTGGCGGAGCGGTTCGAGCAGGTCGATGCTCTCGCGGGTCAGAGCCACGTCGCGGTGGACGTTCGCGTTGACCAGGGCGACCGACACGTAGTTGTAGAGGGCCTGCAGATCCTGCCCGCCGTCCCAGAGGTCGACCCGGAGCGACGAGTTCAGCTCCGCGACGATGGCCTGGGCGTGCAGCAGGTTCTCGGACGCGACCGGCCAGTTGCCGGTCGTCTGGGCGGCCTCGGCACGGCCGAGGTCGAGCAGCAGGCGGTCGTAGAGCATCGTCAGGAGGCGCACCGGCGTGGCCGAGAGCACCGCCTCACGCCCGTAGGCGTTGCGCGCCTGAGCGCTGGTCCCGTAGGTGAGAGTCATGATCAGGCCCCGGTGTAGACGGACGGCAGGCCGGCGAGAGCGCTCGAGAGCGACGACGACTGCGAGTTGAGAGTGGAGAGCTGGGTCTCGAGGGTGGCGTACTGCTTCTCGAGCGCCGCGCGGCGGTCGGTGAGGCGCAGCGACCACTCGTCGACCTGCTTGTTCAGGTCGGTGACGATGGACTGCTGGCCGTTGATGACGCCCGTGAGCTGGCCGGAGTACTTGTCGGACGCGGTCGTGGCGGCGTCCGAGACGCGGCCGGCCAGACCCGAGAGCATGGCCTGGGTCCCGGCAGGATCCGCGGCGAGTGCCGAGGCGAACTTGTCTGCGTCGAACTCGAAGTTGCCGTCCTTCGAGATGCTGATGCCGATCTCCGACGGCGAGCGGCCGTTGATCGGCATCGACGCGGCGCTGACGAGCTGGTCGTTGACGCCGCGCACGGTGCTGTCGCCCGTGAACGGGCCGCCGGAGACGACCTTGTTGCCGGACGAGTCGGTGCTGTTGACGACGGCGCTCTTCGTGGCGATGAGGGCCAGGACGCCGTTCAGCGCCGACACGAGACCCGAGGCCACGCTCGACGCGCCGGCGGTGTCCTGAGCGATGCTGATCGTCGTCGGGTCGGCCGAGGCCTTGCTCACCGTCAC is a genomic window of Frondihabitans peucedani containing:
- a CDS encoding flagellar protein FlgN, which produces MGVNELSAVLWRERELLELLTFKLEEEQLLLTAGKSRWIEHATREVEQVLDRLRAAGLERTVEVAVVAEEWGTDGETPLRELVDHAPDGPWADIFTSHLRAMTELTRQIKQLRDENEQFLRAAARSTQETLATVNTDPATYDATGSGRTSTTSSHLFDGRL
- the fliS gene encoding flagellar export chaperone FliS, translated to MTLTYGTSAQARNAYGREAVLSATPVRLLTMLYDRLLLDLGRAEAAQTTGNWPVASENLLHAQAIVAELNSSLRVDLWDGGQDLQALYNYVSVALVNANVHRDVALTRESIDLLEPLRQAWHEAAAQVPASGAASMDSPTFTGGSLGIG
- the flgL gene encoding flagellar hook-associated protein FlgL, whose translation is MLGRVTNQSAAMAASRQLQAGAARLAQLQGQASSLKAISVPSDDPTATGQSMQVRAEQAQNTQYARNADDGVGWLSTTDSAMSNTVNILNKIRDLTVQGANDGSMSPTSKEAIATELVGLKSDLLAAANTSYAGRSIFAGTSDAGAAFTPETSTTDPATGVVTTTPPAFTGTAGSSVQRRIADGTTVKVDTDGAAVFGTGAQSVFKMVDSIVSDLRSGVNVGAHLNDIDARLTAVRGAWGDVGTRQSQLERAQDTLKTSSVSLENQRSGIEDLDLAKVILQLQTQQVSYQSALATTAKVIQPTLMDFLR
- the flgK gene encoding flagellar hook-associated protein FlgK, with the protein product MSTFSGLNTAYRGLSAARAGLDVVGQNIANASTDGYTRQRVTTSSIDAVQPGIFSTGTAIGQGVSIDGYARIGDAQLDAQVRSTASGAGYGSVRSSVLSTLESALNEPGSDGLSAQLSKFWSGWSDMSNAPGTASAASTLIGQAQGIADTLKTGYQGVSDQWSSARTQVASMADDLNSAASQVADLNKQIQQGLTTGGSVNELIDKRDGLTEKIASLAGGSVHANSDGTVDVLIGGNAIVSGTQSRTVQVSGALTIDGSASSPVTLEWSHRPGASVGLDGGRIAGALSVLAPADGTGSGGVLAEAAASYNAMATQLATAVNTVYSTGTTPSGTTGADFFAVSATGAPALGLSVVPTSAAAIQTGAAGSGALDGSTAARIATLGTGPSAPDRAWASFVTATGALAKSEIASSDRATTAATSAKTQQQSTAGVDLDEENVNMLTFQHAYQGAARVMTAVDEMLDTLINHVGHVGIA
- a CDS encoding SdpI family protein; amino-acid sequence: MHVAHEYQPIVDPLFVPPVAPQGLLMVSLVTAAGVAILLAVVTTLAARGRLPRNAWAGIRTRRTKASDEAWVRGHRAAVPAVVATAAIVVPAAVVVALATEGDARDTAGVILVGVVVVGAVIASVRAHRGAGVG
- the fliW gene encoding flagellar assembly protein FliW is translated as MSATLSFVTPPFGLEPVVDFVLDEISGAAGLYSLHAAEDPATRLFVVDAGLHLPDYSPEISEEQAAPLGITHADHALVLVVANPAESGTTVNLMAPIVVHSGTGAAAQLIFDGQDWPLRAELVPRRVAVPA
- a CDS encoding Ig-like domain-containing protein, translated to MRFLPLVTAVVAAAALTLGFGQAAQAAPIDGAITGVQIVEPAPHQNDLVTTAIQWRVPNDTEAGDTFTLTLSSHLDDLPLGFGLDDPATGARVANAVLSQTSPAVITFTMTDYASTHRNTSGTAFVKSSFDNVTTPTGVATPFTFTTGSGAVFTTVVTPVGVIGDRATAIKYGVFTRDDQGRTNPAGFLGYHIGTPVGPFDSASVSDTNAGQSWTFDCTSLEYFSVVTDADYRYISQTRTRPTAVTCTPTTLAVTWPAQPALTYSEIYVTVSLPRATGLDAAPVAFSNQAAITTTTNSVDSAFLAPARNIQSSAGGMGQGTPIRAVPAPTPTPTTPAPTPTAPAPTAAPTPGTPAPAGGSGTPAIVPAVTAAGSELAYTGSNALLPLGTAGILLLAGAALVISGRRRSASRGE